In Vibrio sp. STUT-A11, a genomic segment contains:
- a CDS encoding SulA-like leucine-rich domain-containing protein, translating into MQLYGQTQTYSRYNVLAQATQPMDVSDQLLSKLAVLSQQKQWILFTSECPRPNFDQLTASNICCKNVIQMKPSQQLSEVEIVVKAIRSGNASAVVASNDIAPMNQSMLRDIGLRYQCEVFFVEGRVNQYH; encoded by the coding sequence ATGCAGTTATACGGTCAAACTCAAACATACTCTCGTTACAATGTACTGGCACAAGCTACTCAGCCTATGGACGTATCTGATCAGCTTCTTTCTAAATTGGCTGTTCTGTCTCAGCAGAAGCAATGGATCTTATTTACTTCCGAGTGCCCTCGTCCCAACTTTGATCAGCTCACTGCTTCCAATATTTGTTGTAAAAACGTTATTCAGATGAAGCCATCCCAACAGCTTTCTGAGGTCGAAATTGTGGTTAAAGCGATCCGTTCAGGTAACGCCAGTGCGGTGGTCGCATCAAATGACATCGCACCGATGAATCAATCCATGTTGCGAGACATTGGCCTGCGTTATCAGTGTGAAGTCTTTTTCGTCGAAGGCAGAGTAAACCAGTATCACTAA
- a CDS encoding phosphoribosylaminoimidazolesuccinocarboxamide synthase produces MSLANQVLAVNDDLPIRTHKPVHSGKVRSVYWLTEEDSARLIKEKGYDVAPDAPLAIMVISDRISAFDCIWHGEGGLKGVPGKGAALNAISNHWFKLFQDNGLADSHILDIPHPFVWIVQKAKPVKIEAICRKYITGSMWRAYANGEREFCGIELPEGLEKDKALPELLMTPSTKGILTGIPGVPEADDVNITRQNIVDNFEAFNFSSADDIALYEKLLKEGFNVISNALEAIDQIFVDTKFEFGYVHDAAGNEKLIYMDEVGTPDSSRIWDAKEYQAGNIVENSKEGFRQFLLNHFPDPDILLNKERMPEREALARDNELPVESLMDISKTYIGIAEKITGKPITLSENPKAEIIDILSKEYGLID; encoded by the coding sequence ATGAGCCTTGCTAATCAAGTACTTGCCGTCAATGACGACCTGCCAATTCGCACTCACAAACCCGTTCACAGCGGTAAAGTTCGTTCAGTTTACTGGTTAACTGAAGAAGACAGCGCCCGCCTGATCAAAGAAAAAGGATACGATGTCGCTCCAGACGCGCCTCTGGCGATCATGGTGATCAGCGACCGTATTTCTGCTTTTGATTGCATTTGGCATGGAGAAGGCGGTCTGAAAGGTGTGCCTGGTAAAGGTGCCGCGTTAAACGCGATCTCAAACCACTGGTTCAAGCTATTTCAAGACAACGGCTTGGCTGATAGCCACATCTTAGATATTCCTCACCCGTTTGTTTGGATCGTACAGAAAGCAAAACCAGTTAAAATCGAAGCGATTTGCCGTAAGTACATCACAGGTTCTATGTGGCGCGCCTACGCAAATGGTGAGCGCGAGTTCTGTGGTATTGAGCTTCCTGAAGGTTTAGAGAAAGACAAAGCACTTCCAGAGTTATTGATGACGCCTTCTACAAAAGGCATTTTAACTGGCATTCCGGGCGTACCAGAAGCAGACGACGTGAACATCACACGTCAGAACATCGTCGATAACTTCGAAGCATTTAACTTCTCTAGTGCAGACGATATTGCACTTTACGAAAAGCTATTAAAAGAAGGCTTTAATGTAATTAGCAATGCGCTAGAAGCCATTGATCAAATCTTTGTCGATACGAAGTTTGAGTTCGGTTACGTTCACGATGCAGCAGGCAACGAAAAACTGATTTACATGGATGAAGTTGGCACGCCAGATTCTTCACGTATTTGGGATGCAAAAGAGTATCAAGCAGGTAATATCGTTGAGAACTCAAAAGAAGGTTTCCGTCAGTTCCTGTTGAACCACTTCCCTGACCCAGATATTTTGCTGAACAAAGAGCGTATGCCTGAGCGTGAAGCACTGGCTCGTGACAATGAACTACCAGTTGAGTCATTGATGGACATTTCCAAGACTTACATTGGAATTGCTGAAAAAATCACTGGCAAGCCAATCACGCTAAGCGAAAATCCAAAAGCCGAGATCATTGACATTCTTAGCAAAGAGTACGGGTTAATCGACTAA
- a CDS encoding transporter, whose protein sequence is MDQHKKTCIEFDYTTFLGVTASKRWTFLEAFATIAPIFGLMWKKNLAELREPEDRLWDAALKSMSSRHSDESNLVELTRLAKGEGIDELRIVMPYSLDLKQIEYIESRSHLKVDTTEQDILNIKL, encoded by the coding sequence GTGGATCAACATAAAAAAACGTGCATTGAATTCGACTACACCACTTTTTTAGGGGTAACCGCCAGTAAGAGGTGGACCTTCCTAGAAGCGTTTGCCACTATCGCCCCCATTTTTGGTCTGATGTGGAAAAAGAACCTTGCAGAACTTAGGGAACCAGAAGATCGGTTGTGGGACGCAGCCTTAAAGTCGATGTCTTCTCGTCATAGTGACGAGTCGAATCTGGTCGAGTTAACTCGCCTGGCAAAAGGTGAGGGGATCGATGAACTGCGTATTGTCATGCCATATTCGTTAGACTTAAAACAGATTGAATATATTGAATCTCGAAGCCATTTGAAAGTGGACACAACAGAGCAAGATATTCTAAATATCAAGCTATAG
- a CDS encoding helicase-related protein — MSLLPIDSLKAEFDQNLKHNHLVVEAETGSGKSTRLPLWAASHGRVLVIEPRRIACTSLSEFLAQQSGEPIGVKVGYAIKLHAYFDENTEVVFVTPGVALRWFAEDKLASFDIVMVDEFHERRWDIDLLTALLKQENNHRLIVTSATLEGEKLTHYLQAKRLRSEGRCFPVSVTYRSADSRYLPNKKGCENDVVRAVKEALEDEEGDILVFLPGRKEITQCAQMLQSLESVLVVKLHASVSDEERNRALTIQNQRKVVLATNVAETSLTIPNIRVVIDSGLERRTVQRNGRTALTLSNISKASAAQRMGRAGRVAQGTCIRLYGEHAPLELITPPELHREELVEPMLAAACCGFRLAELPFLDRIPDKSLNLAFDTLKAMQAVDDQGEVTEHGRKVYPLPIDALFADLVTRIQTRAEKEAMIDLAAALSIPAQLYQLQSGEAAEALAKEELWGCDASLMIRLVRGDQLPGISVDANVLEEAQGLAKQMRELFELPQLEVASRYRRDSLCHAIAELHPELLFVRRARRRDALGNGMMEMVTGRNSRFPDNEEAALVLDSHSVPGRGVKQTLNLASVMMPVPLSLIKDLSLGEWQQGETNYEKESPRATMSLVYAGRTVVTEYQQLQGDVAIQSIVEMIEDETLMPGFAPLRKQQIRHWKLYNSLGLNQQTIDIAAMESLTLSGWLTEQLQTLGVASVEDMALFDADDLPFAGVPEWEYEDFAQKFPLKLLLAELKLDVEYFASRKLVHVIYSEGSRKGDPKRWELPRWSGWKVQYKKASRVIDVK, encoded by the coding sequence ATGTCTCTATTACCTATCGATAGCCTAAAAGCTGAATTTGATCAAAACCTGAAACACAACCATCTTGTTGTCGAAGCTGAAACAGGATCGGGTAAATCAACACGCTTACCCTTGTGGGCGGCGAGTCATGGCCGTGTTTTAGTGATTGAGCCACGCCGAATTGCGTGCACGTCATTATCTGAGTTTCTGGCTCAGCAATCGGGTGAGCCCATTGGTGTGAAAGTCGGCTATGCGATTAAGCTGCATGCTTATTTTGATGAGAACACGGAAGTGGTTTTTGTTACGCCGGGAGTGGCGTTGCGGTGGTTCGCAGAAGATAAGCTGGCAAGCTTCGATATCGTGATGGTTGATGAGTTTCATGAACGCCGTTGGGACATTGATCTGCTTACGGCGCTTTTGAAACAGGAAAATAACCATCGACTTATTGTCACTTCCGCTACCTTAGAGGGAGAGAAACTGACTCATTACTTACAGGCTAAACGTCTTCGCTCTGAAGGTCGTTGTTTCCCTGTTTCAGTCACCTATCGAAGTGCTGATAGCCGTTATCTTCCAAACAAAAAAGGCTGTGAGAATGATGTCGTTCGAGCAGTTAAAGAAGCGTTGGAGGATGAAGAAGGCGATATTCTGGTATTCCTTCCTGGTCGTAAAGAAATCACTCAATGCGCCCAGATGCTGCAAAGCCTGGAAAGTGTATTGGTGGTAAAGCTACACGCTTCTGTGAGTGATGAAGAACGCAATCGAGCCTTGACCATTCAAAATCAACGAAAAGTTGTACTTGCGACCAATGTGGCTGAAACGTCACTGACCATTCCCAACATTCGAGTTGTGATTGATAGTGGTTTGGAGCGAAGAACCGTACAGCGAAACGGGCGCACCGCATTAACGCTAAGCAACATTTCCAAGGCCAGCGCAGCACAGCGTATGGGACGAGCAGGTCGCGTTGCGCAGGGGACCTGTATAAGACTGTACGGAGAACATGCGCCTTTAGAGTTAATAACGCCCCCCGAGCTGCACCGAGAAGAATTAGTTGAGCCGATGTTAGCCGCCGCTTGTTGTGGATTCCGTCTAGCAGAGTTGCCGTTTCTCGATAGGATCCCAGACAAATCATTAAACCTGGCGTTTGACACCTTAAAAGCCATGCAAGCGGTAGATGACCAAGGTGAGGTCACTGAGCATGGCAGAAAAGTGTATCCCTTGCCGATTGATGCCTTGTTTGCTGACTTAGTGACTCGTATTCAAACCCGAGCTGAAAAAGAAGCCATGATCGATTTAGCTGCCGCGCTTTCGATTCCAGCTCAGCTATATCAATTGCAAAGTGGTGAAGCGGCAGAAGCGTTGGCGAAAGAAGAGCTTTGGGGATGTGATGCTTCTCTGATGATTCGTTTAGTTCGCGGTGACCAATTACCAGGAATTTCAGTAGATGCAAATGTGCTGGAAGAAGCGCAAGGACTGGCTAAACAAATGCGGGAGCTGTTTGAGTTACCACAACTGGAAGTTGCATCGAGATACAGGCGCGATTCTCTCTGTCATGCAATCGCAGAGCTTCACCCTGAACTGCTATTTGTACGCAGAGCACGTCGCCGAGATGCATTGGGGAACGGCATGATGGAGATGGTGACAGGACGTAATAGCCGTTTCCCTGACAACGAAGAAGCCGCGTTAGTGTTGGATAGCCATAGTGTGCCCGGCAGAGGTGTAAAGCAGACACTCAATCTTGCTTCGGTGATGATGCCAGTTCCATTATCGCTCATTAAAGACCTTAGCTTGGGAGAGTGGCAACAAGGCGAAACCAATTATGAAAAAGAATCACCACGGGCAACCATGAGCCTAGTGTACGCTGGTCGGACCGTCGTAACAGAATATCAGCAGTTGCAAGGGGACGTTGCCATTCAATCTATCGTAGAAATGATCGAAGATGAAACCTTAATGCCGGGGTTTGCACCATTAAGAAAACAGCAGATCCGACATTGGAAGCTGTATAACTCACTTGGACTCAATCAACAAACGATAGATATTGCGGCTATGGAATCACTAACGCTTTCTGGTTGGCTAACTGAGCAACTTCAAACGCTGGGTGTTGCATCCGTTGAAGACATGGCGCTCTTCGATGCTGATGATTTGCCTTTCGCAGGTGTTCCAGAATGGGAATACGAGGATTTTGCTCAAAAATTCCCGCTAAAATTATTGCTTGCTGAACTCAAGCTGGATGTTGAGTACTTCGCCAGTCGCAAGCTGGTCCATGTTATATACAGTGAAGGAAGCCGAAAAGGCGATCCAAAGCGTTGGGAACTGCCACGTTGGTCAGGTTGGAAAGTACAATATAAAAAAGCCAGTCGCGTTATCGATGTGAAATAA
- a CDS encoding NAD-dependent malic enzyme: protein MNNDKRPLYIPYAGPALMATPLLNKGSAFSAEERSSFNLEGLLPEATETIQEQVERAYQQYKGFESDMDKHIYLRNIQDTNETLFYRLVQNHVSEMMPIIYTPTVGAACENFSNIYRRGRGLFISYPNRDRIDDLLNNAANHNVKVIVVTDGERILGLGDQGIGGMGIPIGKLALYTACGGISPAYTLPIVLDVGTNNPQRLADPMYMGWRHPRITGAEYDAFVEEFIQAVQRRWPDALIQFEDFAQKNAMPLLERYKDRICCFNDDIQGTAAVTVGSLLAACKAAGTKLSQQRITFLGAGSAGCGIAEAIIAQMVSEGISDQQARSQVYMVDRWGLLQEGMPNLLDFQQRLVQKHENTKEWENEGTGYSLLDVMRNAKPTVLVGVSGAPGLFSQEVIEEMHKHCKRPIVFPLSNPTSRVEATPNDIIRWTNGEALVATGSPFAPVVHEGKTYPIAQCNNSYIFPGIGLGVLAVNAKRVTDEMLMESSRALATCSPLAINGHGALLPPLEEIHLVSKKIAFAVAKKAIEQGVALEITDEALHVAIEQSFWQPVYRRYKRTSF, encoded by the coding sequence ATGAACAACGACAAACGCCCGCTATATATTCCATATGCGGGACCCGCTCTTATGGCAACTCCTCTTTTGAACAAAGGCAGTGCTTTTTCTGCTGAAGAACGCAGTTCATTCAACTTAGAGGGCTTGCTTCCTGAAGCCACTGAAACCATCCAAGAACAAGTAGAACGTGCTTACCAACAATACAAAGGTTTCGAAAGTGACATGGATAAGCATATTTATCTACGTAACATTCAAGACACCAACGAAACTCTGTTCTACCGCTTAGTACAAAACCACGTTTCCGAGATGATGCCAATCATCTACACGCCAACCGTTGGCGCAGCCTGTGAGAACTTCTCCAATATTTACCGTCGTGGCCGTGGCCTTTTCATTTCTTACCCTAATCGTGACCGTATTGATGATCTGCTGAATAACGCAGCAAACCACAACGTAAAAGTGATTGTTGTTACCGACGGTGAGCGCATTCTGGGCTTGGGTGACCAGGGTATCGGTGGTATGGGCATTCCTATCGGTAAACTTGCTCTTTACACCGCTTGTGGTGGTATTAGTCCAGCTTACACACTACCAATCGTACTGGATGTTGGCACGAACAACCCTCAGCGATTGGCTGATCCAATGTATATGGGCTGGCGTCACCCTCGCATCACAGGTGCCGAGTACGACGCGTTTGTTGAAGAGTTCATTCAAGCAGTACAACGCCGCTGGCCCGATGCTTTAATTCAGTTCGAAGATTTTGCTCAAAAGAATGCAATGCCTCTGCTTGAGCGATACAAAGACCGTATTTGTTGCTTCAACGACGATATCCAGGGCACAGCCGCAGTTACTGTTGGTTCTCTGCTTGCTGCATGTAAGGCTGCGGGCACTAAACTGTCTCAGCAACGCATTACCTTCTTGGGTGCTGGCTCTGCTGGCTGTGGTATCGCAGAAGCGATCATCGCTCAAATGGTTTCGGAAGGTATTTCTGACCAACAGGCTCGCTCTCAGGTTTACATGGTCGACCGTTGGGGCCTACTGCAGGAAGGTATGCCAAACCTTCTTGATTTCCAACAGCGCTTGGTACAGAAACATGAAAATACCAAAGAGTGGGAAAATGAAGGCACTGGTTACTCACTACTAGACGTAATGCGTAACGCGAAGCCGACTGTGCTTGTTGGTGTATCTGGTGCTCCAGGCCTATTCAGCCAAGAAGTCATCGAAGAGATGCACAAACACTGTAAGCGCCCTATCGTGTTCCCGTTATCAAACCCAACCAGTCGTGTAGAAGCAACACCAAACGACATTATTCGTTGGACAAATGGCGAAGCGTTGGTGGCAACGGGGAGTCCATTCGCTCCAGTTGTACACGAAGGAAAGACTTACCCGATTGCTCAGTGTAATAACAGTTACATCTTCCCTGGTATCGGTCTCGGTGTTCTTGCAGTGAATGCAAAACGCGTCACTGATGAAATGCTGATGGAATCTAGCCGCGCACTTGCGACGTGTTCTCCTTTAGCGATTAATGGTCACGGCGCGCTTCTTCCACCATTAGAAGAGATTCACCTCGTATCGAAGAAAATCGCTTTTGCTGTCGCTAAAAAAGCAATCGAACAAGGTGTGGCACTTGAAATCACCGACGAAGCACTTCACGTTGCGATTGAACAATCCTTCTGGCAACCGGTTTACCGCCGTTACAAGCGAACATCGTTCTAA
- a CDS encoding ElyC/SanA/YdcF family protein — protein MLFSRIRSKWMLKFTWKRLALILSIAVLGLLISVIAIDRWVVLQAKENIFTDYEPIPQHEVAVVLGTSKYIGKILNTYYTHRINAAIELYEQGKVKQFLLSGDNAHRSYNEPWTMKRDLLKAGVPEEVIHLDYAGFRTLDSIVRAKKIFASERFLIVTQRFHCERALFIANAYHIDAQCLAVAGSVTNKQKASMRMRELLARVKAFLDLYVINTQPKFLGPQEPIFAVKEPIEPRQVPVE, from the coding sequence TTGTTGTTTTCTCGTATAAGGTCAAAGTGGATGCTCAAATTTACATGGAAGCGACTTGCTTTGATTTTGTCGATCGCTGTACTCGGCTTGCTGATATCCGTCATCGCTATCGACAGATGGGTAGTATTGCAAGCTAAAGAGAATATTTTTACTGACTACGAACCAATACCCCAACATGAGGTAGCCGTCGTACTCGGCACTAGTAAATACATCGGAAAGATCCTCAACACTTACTACACCCATCGCATCAACGCTGCAATTGAGCTTTACGAGCAAGGTAAGGTGAAACAATTTTTGCTCAGTGGTGACAACGCCCACCGCTCTTACAATGAGCCATGGACGATGAAACGCGATCTACTCAAGGCAGGCGTCCCAGAAGAAGTCATTCATCTCGACTACGCCGGTTTTCGTACGCTCGATTCGATTGTACGTGCGAAAAAGATATTCGCTTCTGAACGCTTCCTTATTGTGACTCAGCGTTTTCATTGTGAACGCGCTCTATTCATCGCTAATGCATACCACATCGACGCACAATGTCTTGCGGTTGCCGGGTCTGTTACCAACAAACAGAAAGCGTCAATGCGCATGCGCGAACTGCTTGCCCGCGTGAAAGCATTTCTCGATCTTTACGTTATAAATACGCAGCCGAAATTCCTCGGCCCTCAAGAGCCAATTTTCGCTGTCAAAGAGCCCATCGAACCGAGGCAAGTTCCTGTCGAATAG
- a CDS encoding DASS family sodium-coupled anion symporter, with amino-acid sequence MTALAVTLKNWFFTRNSMILNANILLFIILFNTLPFEPQVVTGISILVFVAILWLTEAIHVSITALLIPLLAVFLGVFNTQAALNNFSNSIIFLFLGGFALAAALHKQKLDQAIADKVLLIAQGKMSVAVFMLFGVSAGLSMWISNTATTAMMLPLVLGVMSKLDGDKNHRTFLFVLLGIAYSASIGGIATLVGSPPNAIAAAEVGLNFTEWMELALPISLLLMPVAVLVLYVMTKPDLSHKFELDHTPVEWTNGKKVTLAIFLLTVTLWIFSKPINAMLGGFAKFDTLVAIGAILLLGASRSVEWKDIEKTTDWGVLILFGGGICLSNVLKETGTSVFLAHGLSGFLEQAGVLLTILAVVAFVVFLTEFASNTASAALLVPVFATIAEALGMSPVILSALIAVAASCAFMLPVATPPNAIVFGTGHIKQKEMMRIGLVLNIACIGVLTLFAWLFW; translated from the coding sequence ATGACCGCACTCGCTGTGACATTGAAGAACTGGTTCTTCACTCGCAACAGCATGATATTGAATGCAAATATCCTGCTATTCATTATCTTGTTTAATACCCTACCCTTTGAACCACAAGTCGTAACCGGCATTAGCATCTTGGTTTTTGTTGCGATTTTGTGGCTAACGGAAGCCATTCACGTAAGTATTACAGCATTGTTGATACCGTTACTCGCCGTGTTCTTGGGCGTGTTTAATACACAAGCCGCGCTCAACAACTTTTCTAACTCAATCATCTTCTTGTTCTTAGGTGGTTTCGCCTTAGCGGCAGCACTACATAAACAGAAGTTAGACCAAGCGATTGCTGATAAGGTGTTGTTAATCGCCCAAGGAAAAATGTCGGTCGCCGTCTTTATGCTGTTTGGTGTGAGTGCGGGTCTGTCAATGTGGATCTCTAATACGGCAACCACGGCAATGATGCTTCCTCTGGTACTAGGTGTGATGAGCAAACTTGATGGCGATAAAAACCATCGTACATTCTTATTCGTTCTGCTTGGTATCGCATACAGTGCGTCAATCGGTGGTATTGCGACACTGGTTGGTAGCCCACCTAACGCAATTGCAGCAGCCGAAGTGGGACTTAACTTTACCGAGTGGATGGAGCTTGCACTGCCAATCTCATTATTGTTGATGCCAGTTGCGGTTCTGGTTCTGTACGTCATGACAAAGCCTGATTTAAGCCATAAGTTTGAGCTTGACCACACTCCTGTCGAGTGGACTAATGGCAAAAAAGTCACTTTAGCGATTTTCCTCCTGACGGTTACGCTTTGGATCTTTAGCAAGCCAATCAATGCGATGCTAGGTGGCTTTGCGAAATTTGACACTTTAGTGGCAATTGGCGCGATCCTTCTTCTGGGCGCCTCTCGCTCGGTTGAATGGAAAGACATCGAAAAAACAACCGATTGGGGCGTATTGATTCTGTTCGGCGGTGGTATCTGTTTAAGTAACGTCCTGAAAGAGACGGGAACCAGTGTTTTCTTAGCACACGGCTTGTCAGGCTTTCTGGAGCAGGCAGGCGTTCTACTGACGATTCTTGCCGTCGTTGCCTTCGTTGTATTCTTAACTGAATTTGCGAGTAACACCGCAAGTGCAGCACTGCTAGTACCTGTTTTTGCAACCATAGCTGAAGCACTCGGCATGTCGCCAGTGATTCTTTCAGCATTGATTGCGGTCGCAGCATCATGTGCGTTTATGTTGCCAGTAGCGACGCCACCAAACGCGATTGTATTTGGTACAGGTCATATCAAGCAAAAAGAGATGATGCGTATCGGTCTTGTTCTTAACATTGCATGTATTGGTGTACTGACACTGTTTGCTTGGCTTTTCTGGTAA
- a CDS encoding DUF2797 domain-containing protein yields MSLIATGTLNKMRASLDGAVSYRLPVGDEEIDLSPFLGQTLTLTHTGNIFCCSCGKKTKKSYSQGHCFVCMRKLASCDMCIMKPETCHYEQGTCREPQWGEENCMVDHFVYLSNTSSLKVGITRHTQIPTRWIDQGATQGLPIFKVKTRHISGLIEVELAKHIADKTNWRALLKGDGEPIALQDRFAELLPLVEDKIAEIKQQYGEDAIVVLNENITDLSYPVQQHPTKITSHNFDKNPVVTGTLQGIKGQYLIFDTGVINVRKFTSYEVEVSA; encoded by the coding sequence ATGTCCTTAATTGCAACAGGTACGCTGAACAAAATGCGTGCTTCTCTGGATGGTGCAGTAAGTTACCGTCTTCCCGTCGGTGATGAAGAAATAGACCTTTCTCCATTCCTTGGTCAAACCTTAACGCTTACCCATACTGGCAATATTTTCTGCTGTTCATGCGGCAAGAAAACCAAAAAAAGCTACTCACAAGGTCACTGTTTTGTTTGTATGAGAAAACTGGCAAGTTGCGATATGTGCATCATGAAGCCAGAGACATGTCACTACGAACAAGGGACTTGTCGAGAGCCGCAATGGGGCGAAGAAAACTGTATGGTGGATCACTTCGTGTATCTGTCGAATACTTCCAGCCTTAAAGTCGGTATCACTCGTCACACGCAAATCCCAACACGCTGGATTGATCAGGGCGCGACTCAAGGTTTGCCGATCTTTAAAGTAAAAACCCGCCACATTTCTGGCTTAATTGAAGTTGAACTGGCAAAACATATTGCCGATAAAACCAACTGGCGCGCATTGCTTAAAGGTGATGGAGAGCCGATTGCGCTTCAAGACCGATTTGCGGAACTGCTTCCTCTGGTTGAAGACAAAATCGCCGAAATCAAGCAACAGTACGGTGAGGACGCAATCGTGGTGTTAAATGAGAACATCACAGATCTTAGCTACCCAGTACAACAACACCCGACAAAAATCACCTCGCATAACTTCGACAAGAACCCTGTGGTAACAGGCACTCTGCAAGGTATTAAGGGTCAATATCTGATCTTCGATACTGGCGTGATCAACGTGCGTAAGTTTACTTCTTATGAAGTTGAAGTGAGCGCTTAG
- a CDS encoding cysteine desulfurase-like protein encodes MNFNLNQIRQQFPALAQYHNDRPVTFFDGPGGSQVPQSVLDAMVAYLGYYNSNLGGHYFSSQTTVNVMQSARESAQALLNAPSSGNIVFGANMTSLTFQLSRAISREWQEGDEIIVSALDHYSNVSSWQQAAEDKGAVVHQVRINEDDCTLDLEHLQSLLSEKTRLVAVTYASNTTGSIVDIQSVVEMAHQVGAQVYVDAVHYAPHHLVDVQELGCDFLACSAYKFFGPHVGIAYVADQWLHSIRPYKVEPATNIGPGRFETGTQSFEGLAGVTAAVEYLAQFGEEGLPLRQRLEQSFALYTQHEQRLSERFLQRLDALEGVKLYGIDKEYTQLRTPTFALTFDRYSPEFIAKTLGEHNICVWNGHFYALGLVRQLGLEETGGVVRIGCMHYNTLEEVDMLFDVIESILDA; translated from the coding sequence ATGAACTTCAATCTTAATCAAATCAGACAGCAGTTTCCTGCGTTAGCGCAGTACCATAACGACAGACCGGTTACTTTTTTTGACGGCCCTGGTGGCTCGCAAGTACCACAGTCAGTACTCGATGCTATGGTGGCTTACCTTGGTTACTACAACTCGAATTTAGGTGGGCACTATTTTTCTAGCCAAACGACCGTTAATGTGATGCAAAGTGCGCGAGAATCAGCTCAGGCGCTATTGAATGCGCCGTCCTCTGGCAACATTGTATTTGGTGCAAACATGACATCGCTGACTTTCCAATTAAGTCGTGCGATCAGCCGAGAGTGGCAAGAGGGCGATGAAATTATTGTTTCTGCCTTAGATCACTATTCAAACGTGTCGAGTTGGCAGCAGGCTGCGGAAGACAAAGGCGCAGTCGTTCATCAGGTTCGTATCAATGAGGATGACTGTACGCTTGATCTTGAACATCTACAAAGCTTGTTGTCAGAAAAAACTCGCTTGGTCGCAGTCACTTATGCTTCTAATACCACTGGGTCAATTGTCGATATTCAAAGTGTCGTGGAAATGGCGCATCAAGTTGGCGCTCAAGTTTACGTCGACGCTGTGCACTATGCGCCGCACCATCTTGTGGATGTACAGGAGTTAGGATGTGATTTCCTGGCATGTTCTGCCTACAAGTTCTTCGGTCCACATGTCGGAATCGCCTATGTTGCAGACCAGTGGCTACACAGCATTCGTCCATATAAAGTTGAGCCAGCAACGAATATAGGCCCAGGCCGATTTGAAACAGGGACGCAAAGTTTTGAAGGCTTGGCTGGCGTAACCGCAGCCGTTGAATACTTAGCGCAGTTTGGTGAAGAAGGGTTACCACTTCGCCAAAGACTGGAACAAAGTTTTGCGCTTTACACTCAGCATGAACAGCGATTAAGTGAGCGCTTCTTACAGCGATTAGATGCGCTAGAGGGCGTCAAACTGTATGGCATCGATAAGGAATATACGCAGCTTCGTACACCAACATTTGCGTTGACTTTCGATAGATATTCGCCAGAGTTTATTGCCAAAACACTGGGTGAGCACAATATTTGTGTCTGGAACGGGCATTTTTACGCATTGGGTTTAGTTCGTCAGCTTGGACTGGAAGAGACCGGTGGTGTTGTGCGAATTGGTTGCATGCATTACAACACACTTGAAGAAGTGGATATGTTGTTTGATGTGATTGAAAGTATTCTGGATGCCTAG
- a CDS encoding 2OG-Fe dioxygenase family protein, producing MLHSRENTLHLTQLSMAAIEQLSPSFETLPHTDHADGQYRLRRYSVVSFENGKVIDLNKNSFVQSSDINRFQGDVVRQFEPIEKNILLSEGFREMCELFVNANHLVNGQEIEIHQIRITAFEDETQVAPEGVHQDGFDHIAMVGVGRHNIIGGDIMLYSSHNQAPFFRKVLENGEVAMLADSKLWHNACPIRSVIDDKAGHMDVFVLTATDKRNELQS from the coding sequence ATGTTACATTCACGCGAGAATACTCTACATTTAACCCAGCTCAGCATGGCAGCAATTGAGCAACTTTCACCATCTTTTGAAACGCTACCACATACGGATCATGCCGATGGCCAATACCGATTGAGACGTTACTCTGTTGTCAGTTTTGAAAATGGCAAAGTCATCGATTTGAACAAAAACAGCTTTGTTCAGTCTTCAGATATCAACCGATTCCAGGGTGATGTTGTTCGCCAATTTGAGCCGATTGAAAAGAATATTCTGCTTAGTGAAGGCTTTAGAGAAATGTGCGAGCTGTTTGTTAATGCGAATCACCTAGTGAATGGACAAGAAATCGAAATTCACCAAATCCGCATCACCGCCTTTGAAGATGAGACTCAAGTAGCACCAGAAGGTGTACACCAAGATGGCTTTGATCACATCGCAATGGTAGGGGTTGGCCGTCACAACATCATTGGTGGTGATATCATGCTATACAGCAGCCACAACCAAGCACCATTCTTTCGTAAGGTGCTGGAAAACGGCGAAGTCGCAATGTTGGCAGACAGTAAACTCTGGCATAACGCCTGTCCAATCCGCTCTGTGATTGACGATAAAGCTGGCCATATGGATGTATTTGTACTTACGGCAACGGACAAGCGTAATGAACTTCAATCTTAA